GCGTACCACGACTCGATCGCCCGCAGCGCATCGGCGTCCTCGACCAGTCCATCCCCCAAGGCCGCCGCGAGCGCGATGCGCGTCAGATCGTCCTCCGTCGGCCCAAGCCCGCCCGTCGAGATCACCAGCGGCGCATCCGCGGCCGCCTCGCGCATCGCCCGCTCGATCGCCCCCGCGTCGTCCGGCACCGTCACGCGCCGAACCGTCACCACCCCGCGATCCAGCAGCCGCGCCGAGAGCCACCGCGAGTTCGTGTCCAGCGATTGCCCGAGTGTCAACTCGTCGCCGATCGAGAGAACGACGCAACTCGAATGCTCATCGGCCATGAGAACGAACTACCACGGTGGCGAGGAGAGACGGACCTGAACGCGAACGTCGCGAAGGACACGGAATAGAATCAAGATCGGACACCCGTGAACTTCGCCACTTCACCACTACAACTTCCTCAACGCATCCACCAGCGCATCGATGTGCGCGTTCGTGTGCGCCGCCGAGATCTGCACCCGCAGTCGCGCGTGCCCCTCGGGCACGACCGGGTAGCCGAAGCCGATGACGAACACGCCCATCTCGAGCAGCCGCCTGCTCATGGCGATGGCCCTGGCGGTGTCGTGCACGATGATGGGACAGATGGCGGTCGGCGAGTCCAGCACCTCGAACCCGGCCTCGCCGATCTTCCGCCGCGCGTAGGCCACGTTCTCGCGCAGCCGTCCCACCCGCTCCGGCTCGCGCAGCAGGATTTCGATCGCGGCGTTCGCCGACGCCGCCACCGTTACCGGCAGCGCGTTCGAGAACAGCGTCGGCCGCCCCCGTTGCACGACCAGTTCCGTCCCGCGCCGCGGCCCGGCGATGAAGCCCCCCGCCCCGCCGCCCAGCGCCTTGCCGAGCGTGCCCGTGAAGTAATCCACGCGCCCCGGCGCGACGGACTCGCGCAGGCACTCCGTCACCGGGTGAGCCGCGTCGCGCGTGTGCGGCACGCCGGGCTTCAGCGGATCGATCATGCCGAAGTGCTCGTGCGTGCCGCGCCCCGTCGTTCCCATCACCCCGTGCCCGTGCGAGTCGTCCACGACCAGCAGCGCGTCGTACTTGTCGCACAGGGCGCGGATCTCGGGCAGGTTGGCGACGTCGCCCTCCATGCTGAACACGCCGTCCGTCACCACCCACGCCTGCCCCGTGATCTCCTCGTTCTGCTGCGCCTCGACCAGCCGCTGCTCCAGCGCATCCAGGTCCCCGTGCCGGAAGACCGCCTTGTGCACACCCTTCTTGATCTGCGGCGTCAGGCGGATGGCATCGATGATGCAGGCGTGGTTCAGTTCGTCCGAGATGATGACGTCGCCGCCCTCGCAGAACGTTGGGAAGAGCGCCTCCGTCGCATTCCAGCACGAGACAAAGGTGTACGCCGACTCCGTCCCCATGTACCGCGCGATCGTCGCTTCCAGCCG
This genomic window from Synechococcales cyanobacterium CNB contains:
- a CDS encoding aminotransferase class I/II-fold pyridoxal phosphate-dependent enzyme, with translation MLRRTGQYKRLQTIRSPMDAVVRMRTEDGGTRECLCFCSNNYLGLANHPEVVEAGIKALRDYGAGTASVRFICGTFEPHERLEATIARYMGTESAYTFVSCWNATEALFPTFCEGGDVIISDELNHACIIDAIRLTPQIKKGVHKAVFRHGDLDALEQRLVEAQQNEEITGQAWVVTDGVFSMEGDVANLPEIRALCDKYDALLVVDDSHGHGVMGTTGRGTHEHFGMIDPLKPGVPHTRDAAHPVTECLRESVAPGRVDYFTGTLGKALGGGAGGFIAGPRRGTELVVQRGRPTLFSNALPVTVAASANAAIEILLREPERVGRLRENVAYARRKIGEAGFEVLDSPTAICPIIVHDTARAIAMSRRLLEMGVFVIGFGYPVVPEGHARLRVQISAAHTNAHIDALVDALRKL